gaatctcccacagtctggtacttaccacagtttctgtattttacactccgggttcctcagagccacaGACACAAGTTTCacttctgattctcccagttcattaTAACTCAGTCTAAATAAAGACAGACAGATTGATtaacaaagtgattcaaaccgtggATCTGAGAGAATTTCTCTCACttggatatttcaggaaacattaaacccttcagtaaatcactgatcggagttcccatcactgtccatgtccctcaatgACCAGCTCCAGGATATTTGCCGAATGTCAGTAATTTtgtctgtcggtgtgaccctgtaaactGCACATGTTCTGTCCCATTGCCCGCTAGTTAGCAAAGTGTTACTGACAGAAATGCAGAAATGACAAAATCGAGCTaaagggatgtggaagagagatcccacaggaggaagtgggatggggaagagagatcacacaggaggaagggggatatggaagagagatcccacaggaggaagagaagTGCCCATGGAGTCTGTGTATCTGGTAGTGAGCACACAGTGAAGGGCAGGGGAGGAATATCTCACAAAATTGTTTCTTTCCTTTTCACTGGGGCAGTCTACTGACGGTGTtttgtccctcaccgggaagggactgtgaatcTTCAGtacagtcagtgtcggtctgggtgtcagtaacagtgagaaggaacattgtcaatggacgtgtcacaggcagcaggaaacacggccattcctgtgatttactaccattaaaccaatggccgttgttcactgatctgatgaagtctccaacattccttgaaaaaaaaacacagaacccTTCCGTCCCTTGGGAATTACTGACCGATCCCCTGTTTGTCAATATTCTTCGCAATCTGATTTACTACAGTTTTATCCAAAATCACTTAAACTGAAACGACACAATGTAACAGTTTCACAGTTCAgtgtgagagataaatcaagttacctcaactcctggcacttgtgcagcccgggagCCAatcgctggattccttcacactgaatgcggCAATACTCCAGGTCGAGGCCTTTTATTGCAACACAGAGTGCGATGACAtaagacaggaccgcgcagtctatcggggtcagtgtcattctactgaatgaaagtgtttccacagatcccagtgcggcctgagccagtccacgattctgagactcaaacaggtagtgcaatgtgttcaggaggctcctctTACCAGCTTTACTCCTCGTGTTTCCACTTTGGCGtataacctcctccttcacccagtcaatcacccggcaggttgtttgatgaggaaatggacccagaaactcctccaggctccgagctgtcattgggttggagagaccagcaacaaaacggagaaacacctcaaatcgcccatctgttgtgttgtggacttcagtgaggaatttcaggatatccccgggatgtggattcaggaattgtgcgactgcagctacaaactcttcaatggtgaggtgtgggaatgtgtacaccacgctctgggcagtatcctctctctccaaaagctccatcaggaacccggacaggaattgGGAAGGCTGCAGTTTGTACTTGGTCAAATCTTCATCTGTGAACACAATATTCTTcccggacactcctctgaaggccatctgaccaaccctgagtaacacatcacgggggttctcaatctcacggctgtggtttttcaggatgttgtaaatatagtaggagtacagttgggtgatggtcttgggaactcgctgtgggTTCCTGACTCTTTGtatgaagaaggggcccagtgtcagagcgaggatccagcagtaggaggggttgtagctcatggtgtacaggatctcgttctccttcacgtgtttgaaaacagcttccgccaccttctgatcttcaaaatgtctgatgaaatattccttccgttcctcaccaacaaatcccaggatttcagtcCAAACACTGatctctgccttttccaaaaaatgtaacgcagtggggcgggtggtcaccagcactgaacaccctgggagcagcttgccctggatcaaactgtacacaatgtcagacacttcacaccaccactccGGATCTGGACACTGGTGCTTGGgttctgtatctctccgactgtcagcaaaatcgattttttgtttgaattcatccaaaccatcgaatataaacagcattccctctgggttcttccagacctctctcaggatattcccaaagtaaggatactgatccagaatcatttccctcaggtttattcggcagttaatggagtttaaattgcggaatttgaaactgaagacaaactggaattgttggtatattttccctgtggcccagtcataaacaatcttttgtaccattgttgttttcccgatccccgggactccggccactgctgccgaactcccagatttggatttactccgggaaaagctgctctggatcAACTGATCCGCCCGGATTTTCTCCAGCTCCCCGCggagatgtttctctctccactcctcgtgatctctgcctcttgccagcagctcatgttccaccagtctcagATCTCGAatagtagaaatgaccgtgagctcagcgtatcgatcaaccagctggaaaaccttcaccttctccctcatcaggatcgtgttcactctcagtgtttcagtttgtgcccgcagagtctccttgtgtatctgttgaacatcttccatgggaacagacaGTGGACAAACTGTTAGATGCCTCAACTCAGAACTCAGTATTTAAGCACACACGAGTTAGCTCAAAGCTATTGCATTAATTGGATTTGTCAATGGATATTCGTATAGTAAAGTAAATTCAATTTACAGACCGCTGACTGGACAGAGCGGCCTGCTCCAGATAAACACCGGATCATTTCAGCATTAACTGTGCTGTGAAGGTGACTAtttccctggtagtttactgacctCCGACTGTCCCGCACCGGACAACTACTACTGTCACAGCTGTCATTTTGTCACTTTTCATCCCCAGTGTTGATGTGGCgtatggagatggagaagagggtgGTGGGCATTCTATCAAAGAAACAGTTCGGGGAAATCAcagctccccctcccctcccagcgTCACTGATTCAAAATACAAGGAGGCAGCTTTGATGATCAGCATTTTGACACAAACACAGACAATTTCGCTCATCATCACAGACGCTGCTCAGCTCACAGAGGATCCAACGATTTCTCAAGATAGAGAATTTGCAGGAGAAGGAAATAATTGTGATTCTGGATCTGAGATAGGTCCCTGTCAAGGGTCTGCGAGGTGTCTCACAGTATTATCAGGACCCTGATCAGTGGCGTGTGTGGTCTCACAATTTGTTAAAACCCTTTCAGTGGTGTGTAGGGTCTCAcattgtgtcaggaccctgccaggggcgtgtatggtctcacagtgtgtcaggagccTGTCAGGTATGTGTGCGATCTCACAGTGTGGCAAGTCCTGTCGGTGGTTTATGTTGCGTCCCACAGTCTTTAAAGACattgtcagtggtgtgtggtgtctcacagtgtgcctggaccctgtcagggatgtgtgggtgtctcacagtgtgtcaggaccctgtcagtgatgTGGAACATCTCACAATGTGTTGGTACCCTTTCAGTGGTGTGTAGGGTCTCAcattgtgtcaggaccctgccaggggcatgtatggtctcacagtgtgtcaggagccTGTCAGGTATGTGTGCGATCTCACAGTGTGGCAGGTCCTGTCGGTGGTTTGTGTTGCGTCCCACAGTCTGTAAAGACattgtcagtggtgtgtggtgtctcacagtgtgtctggaccctgtcaggggtgtgtgggtgtctcacagtgtgtcaggaccctgtcagcagTGGGTGGGCGTAtcacagtgtgccaggaccctgtcagggttctgtggggtctctcagtacgtcaggaccctgtcagggatgtgtggggtctcacagtgtgtcaggagctTGGCAggcgtgtgtggggtctcacagtgtgtcaggaccttgtcagtggtgtgtggggtctcacagtgtgtcaggagctTGTCAggcgtgtgtggggtctcacagtgtgtcaggagcttgtcaggggtgtgtggggtctcacagtgtgtcaggaccctgtcaggggtgtgtggggtctcacagtgtcacAGTCCCATGTAtgttcacttacctttcagctcacTGAGAATCTTTAGTAAAGGTTGAGTGGAAATTGGTCGATGGGAAGAATCACAACCTGTTTGaatttaaagaaattgataaaatCATTTTTGTAATACTTTAAAGTGTGCTGTGTTGCGATCAAGATTTGAATTAATGTCTGTTACAATCTCACCATAttcctgtatttccttcagtattttgtccaactCTGGAACACCAATccgcattttcacaaaggtttcccacatcaccctccgggcgcgggagcctttctccatcaccaggctcagtaggagtttagaactgtccgcccgctctcccttatcagcgagatcagagattttctgtgaagagtaacggtgaacatattggggactgacagattcacacagagaatgagaagtaaatgatgtgctctgtaacgggatcacattgagcagtcacccggacgggtgctgatcctgtctggacatggactgtacattctgagtgcagagcacacccagggacattcaccgtgaacctggtccaccagtcaatgagatcctggctTGTCTGTGACCGGTTCATTGACGTGGCtccaaatccataaataattcCTCACTGGATTTGACAGTGTAAAACAGAAATCATAAAACAACAAGCACAGATGAAGAAAGATATCAGGAGGTTTTTATATAACAGATCGAATAGTCGCAGAGTAGTTGCAGAAAAGATGATCCGATTCATCCCCTCAGACCGCCAGtgtccaacatgacagcggattaccggctgacacctgatgcctttcctttgccttttccagtggaggtttattcagtgattacacattacaacatggcAGTATTCCCCGATCCACACTGTTTGCAAATACAGATTGAAACATAGTCACCTCCACCCAGAACAAAACACACTTGAGCTCCTGTGGCATTCACTGATGATGTGCCCGTTCTCACTGTCATCCTCCCGTCATGCTGCACGATCTTTCCAAAATGATACTTTTTCTCATATTTCCATTTAATACTGTAAGCCCACACAACTGTTTCCTGCTCAACGAACtctgaatattgagctgccaccCACCATTTCCGCGGGATCTTCTCAATACTTTCTATCCCTGGTTCCAGGTTTACATCTTTGAGATTGCATGTttagtatttatttcccagttgttCATTTATCTAATTTAATATCCGATCAGTGAGAGGTCCGACACCCATCAGtcctgtgatgtgtgaaaattcaaacccgttctccctcccactcacccgatgttcctctccactgaactgattctcggccgttaacgccaggctcactccgtgcacccctccttccatcgcctgctccagcctgtcccggtagaagtcCGTCAAATGCAGCAGCTGGGAATCGCCAAGAGCTCGGTGATCACTGTGAAGGAAAATGGGGAAAATTAAAGACATTATCGAACACCTAATGGAACACAAATTTATCTCTGGAGCCTAAAGACGGGGATTCTGTGCAGCACGTCGCCAAACAGAATCGGAAATAGACACACCGAAGTGTTACAATTTGGAAAGACAGATCAGAGCAGAGAAGGAATTTCACAGCGAAAGGCAGGGCAGTGAGTAGTGAACTGAGGAAGATGGATATGTCCCCATGGATTTTAagtgattgaaagtggtgtcacgtgGAGTTAGGGGTGTAAATAAATATTTGATACATTGGATGTTATAAATCCAAACGTGAGTAGAGACATACACAAGCTGCTGTAAGAATTCAACAGTTcatgcagcaactatggaaatgtgTATACAGTCGATgttacgggccgagacccttcgcaaACTGTCGAcactttactctttcccatagctgATGTCTGgccactgagttcctcaagcattttgtgtgcattgcttagaATTTCGATTTTCTCATCTCACAGAgtctcaggaccctgtcaggtgtgtgtggggtctcacagtgtgtcaggaccctgtccggtgtgtgtggggtctcacaatgtgtcaggctcctgacatgggtgtgtggggtctcacagtgtgtcaggctcctgacatgggtgtgtggggtctcacagtgtgtcaggaccctgtcaggggagtgtggggttacacagtgtgtcaggaccctgtcaggggtgtgtggagtctcacagtgtgtcaggaccctgtcaggggtgtgtggggtctcacagtgtgtcaggaccctgtcaggggtgtgtggggtctcacaatgtgtcaggaccctgtcagggtttgtggggtctcacagtgtgtcaggctcctgacatgggtgtgtaaggaccctgtcaggtgtgtgtggggtctcacagtgtgtcaggctcctgacatgggtgtgtggggtctcacagtgtttcaagaccctgtcaggggtgtgtggggttacacagtgtgtcaggaacctctcaggggtgtgtggggtctcacagtgtgtcaggaccctgtccgggatgtgtggggtctcacagtgtgtcaggaccctgtcaggggtgtgtggggtctcacagtgtttcacgaccatgtcaggggtgtgaggggtctcacactgcgtcaggaccctgtcaggggtttgtggggtctcacagtgtgtccgggccctgtcaggggtgtgtggggtctcacagtgtgtcaggaacctctcaggggtgtgtggggtctcacagtgtgtcaggaccctgtccgggatgtgtggggtctcacagtgtgtcaggaccctgtcaggggtgtgtggggtctcacagtgtttcacgaccatgtcaggggtgtgtgtggtctcacagtgcgtcaggaccctgtcaggggtttgtggggtctcacagtgtgtccgggccctgtcaggggtgtgtggggtctcacagtgtgtccggaccctgtcaggggtgtctggggtctcacaatgtgtcaggaccctgtcagggtttgtggggtctcacagtgtgtccggaccctgtccgggatgtgtggggtctcacagtgtgtcaggaccctgtcaggggtgtgtggggtctcacagtgtttcacgaccatgtcaggggtgtgtggggtctcacactgcgtcaggaccctgtcaggggtttgtggggtctcacagtgtgtccggaccctgtcagggatgtgtggggtctcacagtgtgtccggaccctgtcaggggtgtctggggtctcacaatgtgtcaggaccctgtcagggtttgtggggtctcacagtgtgtccggaccctgtcaggggtgtgtggagtctctcagtgtgtcaggaacctgtcaggggtgtgtggggttacacagtgtgtcaggaacctctcaggggtgtgtggggtctcacagtgtgtcaggaccctgtccgggatgtgtggggtctcacagtgtgtcaggaccctgtcaggggtgtgtggggtctcacagtgtttcacgaccatgtcaggggtgtgtggggtttcacactgcgtcaggaccctgtcaggggtttgtggggtctcacagtgtgtccggaccctgtcaggggtttgtggggtctcacagtgtgtccggaccctgtcaggggtgtgtggggtctcacagtgtgtccggatcctgtcaggggtgtctggggtctcacaatgtgtcaggaccctgtcagggtttgtggggtctcacagtgtgtccggaccctgtcaggtgtgtgtgtggagtctctcagtgtgtcaggaccctgtcaggggtgtgcggggtctcgcagtgtgtcaggatcctgtcaggtgtgtgtggggtctcacagggtgtcaggaccctgtcaggggtgtgtggagtctcacagtgtgtcaggaccctgtcaggggtgtgtggggtctcacagtgtgtcaggaccctgtcaggggtgtgcggggtctcacagtgtgtcaggaccctgtcgggtgAGTGTGGGGTCTCCTTTCAATGTACCCGGTTGTGATAGGGAGCGTAGGAAAACATTGATTGTGGACATAGTTACTTTAGAGAATGTGATAGTAGTAGAAATGATGTTCTTCAATAATCGGGGAGTGTTTCTGCTTCATATTCAGAAAAGGGTGTGAGAATTTCACTGTTGTGTCTGTTCCCTTGGCAAGCAACATGAGGAATAGTGACGAACAAGTTTGTCGTGATTTACCAAATCCATTttgctgggaaagtgtgggattTCATTGAGCAGATGTGGACTGGAACACCATTGACAAAAGTGACAGAGGCATGATTAGTCTGTAAATTTCCTGATTGgattaccaagggcaaatcatgcttgactaat
Above is a window of Hypanus sabinus isolate sHypSab1 unplaced genomic scaffold, sHypSab1.hap1 scaffold_330, whole genome shotgun sequence DNA encoding:
- the LOC132388465 gene encoding NLR family CARD domain-containing protein 3-like, whose protein sequence is MSYNPSYCWILALTLGPFFIQRVRNPQRVPKTITQLYSYYIYNILKNHSREIENPRDVLLRVGQMAFRGVSGKNIVFTDEDLTKYKLQPSQFLSGFLMELLEREDTAQSVVYTFPHLTIEEFVAAVAQFLNPHPGDILKFLTEVHNTTDGRFEVFLRFVAGLSNPMTARSLEEFLGPFPHQTTCRVIDWVKEEVIRQSGNTRSKAGKRSLLNTLHYLFESQNRGLAQAALGSVETLSFSRMTLTPIDCAVLSYVIALCVAIKGLDLEYCRIQCEGIQRLAPGLHKCQELRLSYNELGESEVKLVSVALRNPECKIQKLWLNDVGLRDSGAEDLVSAVSTNRSLTELHLGINSLTDQSVPVLRLLTLTHPSLELIWLWGNQFSENGAKELRSLQEPRPELRVSV